A genomic stretch from Merismopedia glauca CCAP 1448/3 includes:
- the acs gene encoding acetate--CoA ligase, which yields MPEPTIESILQEKRLFLPQVEFAQAAHIKSLEQYYQLNNSAKQDPSKFWANLADSELDWFQKWDLVLDWQPPFAQWFVGGKINISYNCLDRHLKNGKGNKPAIVWEGEPGDSRTLTYAQLHQEVCQMANVLKKLGVEKGDRVGIYMPMIPEAAIAMLACARIGAPHSVVFGGFSAEALRDRLIDAQAKLVITADGGWRKDAIVPLKTQVDKALTAGVTSVKNVLVVRRTQQETNMEPERDHWWHELQTQVSTDCPAEPMDSEDMLFVLYTSGSTGKPKGVVHTTGGYNLYTHITTKWIFDLQENDIYWCTADVGWITGHSYIVYGPLSNGATVVMYEGAPRASNPGCFWDVIEKYGVTVFYTAPTAIRAFIKMGEEHPNQRNLSSLRLLGTVGEPINPEAWMWYHRVIGGERCPIVDTWWQTETGGIMITPLPGAIPTKPGSATLPFPGIFADVVDLEGNSVPDNEGGYLAVRYPWPGMLRTVYGDPERFRSTYWEHIPPKDGKYLYFAGDGARRDEDGYFWVMGRVDDVINISGHRLGTMEVESALVSHPAVAEAAVVGKPDEVKGEEIVAFVTLEGTYNPSEELSKELKQHVVKEIGAIARPGEIRFTDALPKTRSGKIMRRLLRSLASGEEVAGDTSTLEDRSVLDRLRQEG from the coding sequence ATGCCAGAACCAACCATTGAATCTATTCTCCAAGAAAAACGCCTATTTCTTCCCCAAGTTGAATTTGCTCAGGCGGCTCATATCAAAAGCTTAGAGCAGTATTATCAGTTGAATAATAGTGCAAAACAAGATCCCAGCAAATTTTGGGCTAACCTGGCTGATTCGGAGTTGGATTGGTTTCAAAAGTGGGATCTGGTTCTAGATTGGCAACCTCCTTTTGCTCAATGGTTTGTGGGTGGGAAAATTAATATTTCCTATAACTGCTTGGATAGACACCTGAAAAACGGGAAAGGAAATAAACCAGCTATTGTTTGGGAAGGAGAACCAGGAGACTCGCGCACCCTAACATATGCTCAGTTGCATCAGGAAGTTTGTCAAATGGCAAATGTCCTGAAAAAGTTGGGAGTGGAAAAAGGCGATCGGGTGGGAATATATATGCCCATGATCCCCGAAGCCGCTATAGCTATGTTGGCTTGTGCTAGGATTGGTGCGCCTCATAGTGTGGTATTTGGCGGGTTTAGCGCTGAAGCCTTGCGCGATCGCTTGATTGATGCTCAAGCGAAGTTAGTCATTACAGCAGATGGCGGTTGGCGCAAAGATGCGATCGTCCCTCTAAAAACTCAGGTAGATAAAGCTTTAACTGCTGGGGTAACCAGCGTCAAAAACGTCTTAGTAGTCCGACGCACCCAGCAAGAGACTAACATGGAACCGGAGCGCGACCATTGGTGGCACGAGTTGCAAACCCAAGTCTCTACAGATTGCCCCGCAGAACCAATGGACAGCGAAGATATGCTGTTTGTGCTGTACACTTCTGGTAGTACGGGAAAACCTAAAGGGGTCGTTCACACTACAGGTGGTTATAACCTCTACACTCATATCACCACCAAGTGGATTTTTGACCTCCAAGAAAACGATATTTACTGGTGTACGGCGGATGTAGGTTGGATTACGGGACACAGCTACATCGTTTATGGTCCTTTATCTAACGGCGCTACTGTAGTTATGTATGAAGGCGCGCCACGAGCTTCTAATCCTGGCTGTTTCTGGGATGTGATTGAGAAATATGGCGTTACAGTCTTTTATACCGCACCCACAGCTATACGAGCTTTCATCAAAATGGGTGAAGAACACCCAAATCAGCGTAATCTCTCTTCATTGCGCTTATTAGGAACTGTAGGCGAGCCAATTAACCCAGAAGCTTGGATGTGGTATCACCGCGTCATTGGTGGGGAACGCTGTCCGATAGTTGATACTTGGTGGCAAACTGAGACAGGAGGGATTATGATTACACCTCTCCCTGGGGCAATTCCTACTAAACCAGGTTCAGCAACTCTGCCATTTCCAGGTATTTTCGCTGATGTAGTCGATCTAGAAGGCAATTCTGTCCCCGATAATGAGGGTGGCTACCTAGCGGTGAGATATCCTTGGCCAGGGATGCTGCGGACTGTCTATGGCGATCCAGAGCGCTTCCGTAGCACCTATTGGGAGCATATTCCGCCTAAAGATGGCAAATATCTCTACTTTGCTGGTGATGGTGCGAGAAGGGATGAAGATGGTTATTTCTGGGTGATGGGACGGGTAGATGACGTAATTAACATCTCTGGACACCGCCTGGGCACAATGGAAGTAGAATCAGCTTTAGTCTCTCATCCGGCTGTAGCAGAGGCAGCAGTCGTAGGGAAACCCGATGAGGTGAAAGGAGAAGAAATAGTCGCTTTTGTGACTCTAGAAGGGACTTATAACCCTAGTGAAGAGCTAAGTAAAGAACTCAAGCAGCACGTAGTTAAAGAAATTGGGGCGATCGCTCGTCCTGGGGAAATCCGATTTACTGATGCCCTACCTAAAACTCGTTCTGGTAAAATTATGCGGCGCTTGCTCAGATCTTTAGCCTCTGGAGAAGAGGTAGCTGGAGATACTTCTACTTTAGAAGATCGCTCGGTTTTAGACCGCCTGCGCCAAGAAGGTTAA